CAAAGATAACGCATCAAAGCCTGCTTATAATCCGCGTAAGAAACACTCTCCGTTTGCTGTAAAAAAATATTTGCCAAATTTGCCGGCGCAAAAGTACCACGCCGCGACCAAATTTCCAACATAACATCAAGAACACTAGCATCAAGCTCACTCATCCCCCGAGGACGACTGAGATGACGCTGCGCCCCCTTAAGCCCCATTTGAGTAGCCTGTTGTTTTGCCTGATGTAATGCCCAATGGTGCTTCAATTGCGTCTGCCGTTGCTGAAGCTGACGCTTTTTCTTTTCACGTTGGCGCCGAACTGAGCTGATTTGTGAATTGCTCATAGCTCTAAAAAGTAGATTAAAATCCTAATCATCAATATTCCCGGTTCACAGACGCACTCTCTCTACTATAGATAATCTCGTTCTCCATGAGTGACTAAAATCACATAAATCCGAAAAACACATCATCCCAATTCAAAAAATCAGCTCTGTAAATGGGTAGACCAAAACCCTTATCCAATCAACGATTCAAGATTTCATTGGCAGATCAGCCAAAATCATTTGGTATAAAGATGCAACCAGACCCTTACAGCAAGCCCACAAAAATTTTGACCACAAAAAAAGAGGGCTAAAAACTTAACCCTCCCAAATGACTAAAAACTTGATGTCTTACTGGGCCTCTAACGGTCAACCGAACCCATAATCACATCAATACTGCCGAGAATCGCCATAATATCCGCCAATTTCACCCCCTTTAGTAGGTGAGGCAAAATCTGCAGATTATTAAAATCAGCAGAGCGAATCTTCCAACGCCACGGGAAAACATTATTAGAGCCTTGAATGAAAATACCCACTTCACCCTTGCCACTTTCTAAACGAACATAATGTTCCCCTTCAGGAATTTTGAACGTAGGAGCAACCTTCTTAGCAATGTACTGATAGTCAAAGCCATTCCATTCCGACTTTTTCCCTTCCAGCATGCGCTTCGCTTCCAGATTTTCGAAAGGACCACCGGGCATTCCCTTAAGGGCTTGACGAATGATCTTGACCGACTCACGCATTTCACGAATCCGAACCAGATAGCGCGCGAAACAATCACCAGCTGTTTCCCACTGCACATCCCAGTCGAAGTCGTCATAACACTCGTAATGGTCAACCTTGCGTAGATCCCACTTCACACCGGAGCCACGTAGCATGGGACCGGATAAGCCCCAGTTGATGGCTTCATCTCGAGTAATTGTACCGACACCTTCGATCCGACGGCGGAAAATGGGGTTATTGGTAATGAGCTTCTCGTACTCATCAACTTTCGGATCAAAATAATCACAGAAATCAAGGCATTTGTCGTTCCAACCGTAGGGCAAATCAACAGCGACACCACCAATACGGAAGTAGTTGTTGTTGATTAAACGCATACCGGATGCAGCTTCCCATAGGTCATAGATCATCTCCCGCTCACGGAAAATGTAGAAGAAGGGAGTTTGAGCACCAACATCTGCCAGAAACGGACCAAGCCAGAGGAGGTGGTTCGCAATGCGGTTCAGCTCCAGCATCACAACGCGGATGTACTGAGCGCGTTTTGGCACATCAATATCAGCGAGCTTCTCAGGAGCATTAACGGTAATGGCTTCGTTAAACATGCCAGCAGCATAATCCCAACGACTCACGTAGGGTACATACATAACATTTGTTCGATTTTCGGCGATCTTTTCCATTCCACGGTGTAGATAGCCAATGACGGGTTCACAGTCAACCACGTCTTCTCCGTCAAGGGTGACAATCAGGCGTAGTACGCCGTGCATGGAGGGGTGGTGAGGCCCCATGTTGATCACCATGGGTTCGGTTCTAGTTTCAATCTTTGACATTGATCCGCAGTTTTTCCCTTAGGCTTCTATGGTCTGGTGATTTGATGGGTTTAGAATCCCATTTTTTGTTGCGATCGCCCTCACGATAATTCTGATATGTAAGTCTTATCAGAGTCATTATGAATAGGAGCTGATACGCTGGTTTCACTTTCTTTTACACATTATAAAGTTTCGGCTAACCATGACAAGCTTGCCTCGATTTCGAGATGATCAATTATTCACTCAAGCTTTAACCCATAGTTCGTATTGTAATGAGCACCCTGAGGTGACTAAGGATAATGAGCGTCTAGAGTTTCTTGGGGATGCGGTGTTGAAATTTGTCATGGGAAAGCTTTTATTTGAGCAGTTTCCGCAGTTGCAGGAAGGTGAACTGAGTCGTCTGCGGGCTAGTTTGGAAAATAATCGTTATCAGTTGGCAACTTTTGCGACGGATCTCGGTTTAGACCAATTATTACGATTGGGGAAGGGTACTGAAAAAGTTGGGGCTAGGCAAAATCCTGAAATTTTAAGTGATGTTTTTGAGGCGGTTGTCGGTGCTTATTTTCTTGATGCAGGCATTGAGGCGACGATCGCCTTTGTGGAAAAACTGGTATTACCGGTGGCGATTACACTGGCGGCAAAGCCTGAATTAGTGGCCTCTCAAAATGCCAAGGGCGCGTTACAGGAGTGGGCATTAGCCCATATTGGCGAGCTCCCAGAATACAAAATCTTGGCGGAATCAGGCGCAGACCATGCGAAAACGTTTAAGGTTGGTGTTTTTATTCAAGGCAAAAGGTACGGCCAAGGCACTGCAGGGTCAAAGAAGTTAGCTCAAAAGCAAGCGGCACAAGCGGCGCTCCAAGTCATTACCAAGGGAAAAACGCCACGTTCTGTGCATCAGGTGACAGATGAAGATGAAGGCGATCGCCTAACCTTGTTACAACAACTCGCCCAGCAAAACACTTTGCAAAACTAATTCAATCTTCGTCGAGATCACAAGACATGCAAATCTGCGAAGAACCTTAAACTTCCGTCAACAAACTTAGTGATTTTGAAAACTTCGATACAATATAAGTTGCTTTAATTAATAAAAGCCAACATTTGTTTACGGTGAGATGCCTGTGACCCAGTATTCTTCTGTTTCTCCAGATTATCGACTCGGCTCGACAACCATTAAGCGGTATGACCATGAGGCGATCGCCCGCTACTACTTCTGGCGACCTTGGCGAGCCCTATGGCGAACCCTGAGCATCATTTGGTTTTTCGGAGGCTTTGCCCTGCGCCTATGGCTGGATAAACGCAACGGAGAAACAGAAAAAAGTCGCAGCCGTCGCGCTAACGAGCTACGGGATATTTTGACCCGTTTAGGCCCAACATTTATCAAAGTTGGTCAGGCACTCTCCACACGCCCTGATTTGATCAAGCCAGATTTTCTTGAAGAACTGATCAAACTCCAAGATCAACTCCCGTCTTTTAGTAACGCGATCGCCTTTGCCCTCATCGAGAAAGATTTAGGACGGAGTATTAACGATATTTACCGCGAGATTTCTCCGAACCCCATTGCCGCAGCTAGTTTGGCACAGGTTTACCGCGGTCGTCTTTATAGCGGTGAAGAAGTTGCGATTAAAGTACAGCGACCACAGCTACTGCCAGTTCTCACCCTCGACCTTTATCTAATGCGGATTGGGGCTAAGTTTTTAGCGCCCTACTTACCTCTAAATCTTGGCCACGATTTAACCCTGATCATTGACGAGTTTGGCATCAAACTTTTTGAAGAAATTGATTACATCAATGAAGGTCGTAACGCCGAGAAATTTGCCGCTAATTTTAGTGACGATCCCACCGTTAAAGTCCCGTCAATTTATTGGGAATACACCAGCTCTCGCATCCTCACCCTTGAATGGATTAACGGCTACAAGCTCAGCGAACTTGACCGCATTCGCGCAGCAGGTCTCAATCCTGACAGAATCATTGAAATCGGTGTGACAACGGGTCTACGTCAGCTACTTGAGCATGGCTTTTTCCACGCCGATCCCCACCCCGGCAATCTGTTCGCAACCTTCGATGGGCGGATGGCCTACATCGATTTTGGCATGATGGATCAGCTGGATAATCACACTAAAGAAACGATCGCCAGTTC
This window of the [Limnothrix rosea] IAM M-220 genome carries:
- a CDS encoding ABC1 kinase family protein, producing the protein MTQYSSVSPDYRLGSTTIKRYDHEAIARYYFWRPWRALWRTLSIIWFFGGFALRLWLDKRNGETEKSRSRRANELRDILTRLGPTFIKVGQALSTRPDLIKPDFLEELIKLQDQLPSFSNAIAFALIEKDLGRSINDIYREISPNPIAAASLAQVYRGRLYSGEEVAIKVQRPQLLPVLTLDLYLMRIGAKFLAPYLPLNLGHDLTLIIDEFGIKLFEEIDYINEGRNAEKFAANFSDDPTVKVPSIYWEYTSSRILTLEWINGYKLSELDRIRAAGLNPDRIIEIGVTTGLRQLLEHGFFHADPHPGNLFATFDGRMAYIDFGMMDQLDNHTKETIASSIVQLINQDYQTLARDFVELGFLSPKTDIHPIIPALEKVLGKAVGESVGDFNFKTITDEFSELMYEYPFRVPAKFALIIRSLVTQEGLALSLNPDFKIVEISYPYVARRLLTAETPELRRKLLAVLFKDGKFQWQRLENMLAIASADSGFDILPTAQMGFQYLMSEEGEEIRRMLILALIEDDRLHTEEVQRLWLLLKDEFKPQKLLNIAWSGLRTFSGDRIAAVLPSFAQTQS
- the rnc gene encoding ribonuclease III: MTSLPRFRDDQLFTQALTHSSYCNEHPEVTKDNERLEFLGDAVLKFVMGKLLFEQFPQLQEGELSRLRASLENNRYQLATFATDLGLDQLLRLGKGTEKVGARQNPEILSDVFEAVVGAYFLDAGIEATIAFVEKLVLPVAITLAAKPELVASQNAKGALQEWALAHIGELPEYKILAESGADHAKTFKVGVFIQGKRYGQGTAGSKKLAQKQAAQAALQVITKGKTPRSVHQVTDEDEGDRLTLLQQLAQQNTLQN
- a CDS encoding NAD(P)H-quinone oxidoreductase subunit H, whose amino-acid sequence is MSKIETRTEPMVINMGPHHPSMHGVLRLIVTLDGEDVVDCEPVIGYLHRGMEKIAENRTNVMYVPYVSRWDYAAGMFNEAITVNAPEKLADIDVPKRAQYIRVVMLELNRIANHLLWLGPFLADVGAQTPFFYIFREREMIYDLWEAASGMRLINNNYFRIGGVAVDLPYGWNDKCLDFCDYFDPKVDEYEKLITNNPIFRRRIEGVGTITRDEAINWGLSGPMLRGSGVKWDLRKVDHYECYDDFDWDVQWETAGDCFARYLVRIREMRESVKIIRQALKGMPGGPFENLEAKRMLEGKKSEWNGFDYQYIAKKVAPTFKIPEGEHYVRLESGKGEVGIFIQGSNNVFPWRWKIRSADFNNLQILPHLLKGVKLADIMAILGSIDVIMGSVDR